A window of Castanea sativa cultivar Marrone di Chiusa Pesio chromosome 1, ASM4071231v1 contains these coding sequences:
- the LOC142639896 gene encoding putative arabinosyltransferase ARAD1, whose amino-acid sequence MALKNTSTTITSLCSIPTLFLSLTLICTLSVTLFFLFSNPQAQTQTQTQTQATLHHLKVYISDLPRSLNYGLLDTYYSSTTFDSRLPNNPHHKTHIPKNLKFPPYPENPLIKQYSAEYWIMADLMTPDNLRTNSFAKRVFDLNQADVVFVPFFATLSAELQLGTNKGVFRKKVDENMDYVRQREVLDFVTKTQAWNRSGGRDHVFVLTDPVAMWHVRAEIAPAILLVVDFGGWFRLDSKSSNSSTPDMIQHTQVSLLKDVIVPYTHLLPRLQLSEDQRRRTLLYFKGAKHRHRGGIVREKLWDLLVNEPGVIMEEGFPNATGVEQSIRGMRTSEFCLHPAGDTPTSCRLFDAIQSLCIPVIVSDNIELPFEGMVDYSEFSVFVAVNDALRPNWLVGYLKSFSEEQKNKFQQNMAHVQSIFEYDNGHPGGIGPINPDGAVNHIWKKVHQKLPMIKEAIVREKRKPPGVSIPLRCHCT is encoded by the exons tctcaccCTCATCTGCACTCTCTCCGTCAccctcttctttctcttctccaacccccaagcccaaacccaaacccaaacccaaacccaagcCACACTTCACCACCTCAAAGTCTACATCTCCGACCTCCCCAGATCCCTCAACTATGGCCTCTTAGACACCTACTATTCCTCCACCACCTTCGACTCTCGTCTCCCAAACAATCCCCACCACAAAACTCACATCCCCAAAAACCTCAAATTCCCTCCTTACCCTGAAAACCCACTCATCAAACAGTACAGCGCTGAGTATTGGATCATGGCTGACCTCATGACCCCCGACAACCTACGAACCAACTCGTTTGCCAAACGGGTTTTCGATCTTAACCAAGCTGATGTCGTTTTTGTCCCATTTTTTGCCACTTTAAGCGCTGAGTTACAGCTTGGAACAAACAAGGGAGTGTTTAGGAAAAAGGTTGATGAGAACATGGACTATGTGAGGCAGAGAGAGGTTCTCGATTTCGTTACCAAAACTCAAGCTTGGAACCGTTCCGGTGGCCGAGACCATGTCTTTGTTCTCACTG ACCCAGTTGCAATGTGGCATGTCAGAGCTGAGATAGCCCCAGCTATTCTCCTTGTGGTAGATTTTGGCGGATGGTTCCGGCTTGACTCAAAATCATCCAATAGTAGCACACCAGATATGATTCAACACACCCAAGTTTCACTGCTCAAAGATGTTATTGTTCCATACACCCATCTACTACCTAGGTTGCAATTATCAGAAGACCAAAGACGCCGAACGCTTCTTTATTTTAAAGGGGCTAAACATAGGCACCGG GGAGGCATAGTTCGAGAGAAATTGTGGGACCTGTTGGTTAATGAACCAGGTGTTATTATGGAAGAAGGCTTCCCTAATGCTACTGGGGTGGAGCAATCAATTAGAGGGATGAGAACATCAGAGTTCTGCTTGCACCCAGCTGGGGACACTCCCACTTCATGCCGACTTTTTGATGCCATTCAAAGTCTCTGTATACCTGTTATTGTCAGTGACAACATTGAGCTCCCATTTGAAGGTATGGTAGATTATTCAGAGTTCTCAGTTTTTGTGGCAGTTAATGATGCTTTAAGGCCAAATTGGTTAGTGGGTTATCTCAAAAGCTTTTCCGAGGAGCAGAAgaataaatttcaacaaaatatggCTCATGTTCAGTCTATTTTTGAATATGACAACGGGCATCCAGGAGGTATTGGACCAATTAATCCTGATGGTGCTGTGAATCACATATGGAAAAAGGTTCATCAGAAATTGCCGATGATTAAGGAAGCCATTGTccgagagaaaagaaaaccacCTGGTGTATCAATTCCACTTCGCTGTCATTGTACctaa